From the Streptomyces nigrescens genome, one window contains:
- a CDS encoding DAK2 domain-containing protein, with the protein MPYPLDAAAVRSWCGLALEALGRERERIDAINVYPVADGDTGTNLYLTLESAARAVEAAFDGHTSAGTAPCLADAIGAMAHGALIGARGNSGTIVAQLLRGMTEVLAATDGSADALRRALRRAAASTYEAVAHPVEGTVLTVATAAADAAERAAAGAAGAAEVARAAHEGARTALQATPGQLAVLGRAGVVDAGGCGLVALLGALADALSGEVSVTPVAVRADAPLPEAAGCEVADGAVADGRGDPEGPAFEVIYLLEAGDAAVARLRTRLDGLGDSLVVVGGDGLWNVHVHVDDAGAAVEAGIEAGRPYRVRITHFGGASRTKEPAMTARAVVAVVPGAGLAGLCAEAGAMPVAVRPGEPPASGELVQAIRQAHAREVMLLPNDPDLRHTAAAAAEQARTEGVRVALIPTRAAVQGIAALAVHEPGRSFDEDVVAMTAAAGATRYAELAVAERQSWTMAGVCQAGDVLGLIDGDVVVIGSDLTRTAMTVLDRMLSAGGEMVTLVLGADAPGALAERLERHVRERHLAVDTVVYEGGQHAAPLLIGVE; encoded by the coding sequence GTGCCGTACCCGCTCGACGCCGCCGCGGTCCGCTCCTGGTGCGGGCTGGCTCTGGAGGCGCTCGGCCGGGAACGCGAGCGGATCGACGCGATCAACGTCTACCCGGTGGCCGACGGCGACACCGGCACCAACCTCTATCTGACGCTCGAATCGGCCGCCCGCGCGGTCGAGGCCGCCTTCGACGGACACACCTCGGCCGGCACCGCCCCCTGCCTCGCCGACGCCATCGGCGCCATGGCCCACGGCGCGCTCATCGGGGCGCGCGGCAACTCCGGCACGATCGTGGCGCAGCTGCTGCGCGGGATGACGGAGGTGCTCGCGGCCACCGACGGTTCGGCCGACGCGCTGCGGCGGGCGCTGCGCCGGGCCGCCGCATCGACGTACGAGGCCGTCGCCCACCCCGTGGAGGGCACCGTCCTGACGGTCGCGACCGCCGCCGCCGACGCCGCGGAGCGGGCCGCCGCCGGTGCTGCCGGTGCCGCCGAGGTCGCCCGCGCCGCCCACGAGGGCGCCCGCACCGCGCTGCAGGCGACCCCCGGCCAGCTCGCGGTCCTCGGCCGGGCCGGTGTGGTGGACGCCGGCGGCTGTGGACTGGTCGCCCTGCTGGGGGCGCTCGCGGACGCGCTGTCCGGGGAGGTCTCGGTGACACCGGTCGCCGTACGGGCCGACGCCCCGCTCCCCGAGGCCGCCGGCTGCGAGGTCGCGGACGGGGCGGTGGCGGACGGCCGCGGGGACCCGGAGGGGCCCGCCTTCGAGGTGATCTACCTGCTGGAGGCCGGGGACGCCGCGGTGGCGCGGCTGCGGACCCGGCTCGACGGGCTCGGCGACTCCCTGGTGGTGGTCGGCGGGGACGGCCTGTGGAACGTCCATGTCCATGTCGACGACGCGGGCGCCGCGGTGGAGGCCGGCATCGAGGCGGGCCGCCCCTACCGGGTCCGCATCACGCACTTCGGCGGCGCCTCCCGCACCAAGGAGCCGGCCATGACGGCGCGGGCCGTGGTCGCGGTGGTGCCGGGCGCCGGGCTCGCCGGACTGTGCGCGGAGGCCGGTGCGATGCCGGTCGCCGTACGCCCCGGGGAGCCGCCCGCCAGCGGCGAACTCGTGCAGGCGATCCGGCAGGCGCACGCCCGTGAGGTGATGCTGCTGCCGAACGACCCCGATCTGCGGCACACCGCGGCGGCCGCCGCCGAACAGGCCCGCACCGAAGGCGTCCGGGTCGCGCTGATCCCCACCCGCGCCGCCGTCCAGGGCATCGCGGCGCTGGCCGTGCACGAACCAGGCCGCAGCTTCGACGAGGACGTGGTCGCGATGACCGCGGCGGCGGGCGCCACCCGCTACGCCGAGCTGGCGGTCGCCGAGCGGCAGTCGTGGACGATGGCCGGGGTCTGCCAGGCCGGGGACGTCCTCGGCCTGATCGACGGCGATGTCGTGGTGATCGGCTCCGACCTCACCCGCACCGCGATGACCGTGCTCGACCGGATGCTGTCCGCGGGCGGGGAGATGGTCACCCTGGTCCTCGGCGCGGACGCGCCCGGCGCGCTCGCAGAGCGGCTGGAGCGCCATGTCCGCGAGCGCCATCTCGCCGTGGACACGGTCGTCTACGAGGGCGGACAGCACGCGGCGCCGCTGCTCATCGGCGTGGAGTGA
- the rpmB gene encoding 50S ribosomal protein L28, producing MAANCDVCGKGPGFGKSVSHSHRRTNRRWNPNIQTVRAVIGRTPKRLNACTSCIKAGKVSR from the coding sequence GTGGCTGCCAACTGCGACGTCTGCGGCAAGGGGCCGGGCTTCGGCAAGAGTGTCTCGCACTCGCATCGCCGTACCAACCGTCGTTGGAACCCCAACATCCAGACGGTGCGTGCAGTGATCGGGCGCACGCCGAAGCGGCTGAACGCCTGCACCTCGTGCATCAAGGCCGGCAAGGTCTCGCGCTGA
- the thiD gene encoding bifunctional hydroxymethylpyrimidine kinase/phosphomethylpyrimidine kinase, with product MHIPPRVLTVAGSDSGGGAGIQADLKTMLALGTHGMSVLTAVTAQNSLGVQGAWDLPAEAVRAQFRSVVDDIGAQAVKTGMLSSAELVETVAELLAGLRVPVVVDPVGVSKHGDALLAATALDAVRGVLLPTATVATPNLDEVAQLTGVRVEEEADMRRAAGAILDFGPRWALIKGGHLTAGRGSGDSAVDLLTDGTEEHWLRAPRHDNRHTHGTGCTLASALAAQLAKGDTVPQAAAAAKAYVTGALAAGFRLGAGIGPVDHGWRWRGAH from the coding sequence ATGCACATACCTCCACGCGTCCTGACCGTCGCCGGGTCCGACTCCGGCGGCGGCGCGGGCATCCAGGCCGACCTGAAGACGATGCTGGCGCTCGGCACCCACGGCATGAGCGTGCTCACCGCCGTCACCGCCCAGAACTCCCTGGGCGTGCAGGGCGCGTGGGACCTGCCCGCCGAGGCCGTACGGGCCCAGTTCCGCAGCGTCGTCGACGACATCGGCGCGCAGGCGGTGAAGACCGGGATGCTCTCCTCGGCCGAACTCGTCGAAACCGTCGCGGAACTGCTCGCCGGACTGCGGGTCCCGGTCGTCGTCGATCCCGTAGGGGTCTCCAAGCACGGCGATGCGCTGCTCGCCGCCACCGCCCTGGACGCGGTCCGCGGCGTGCTGCTGCCGACCGCCACCGTCGCCACCCCCAACCTGGACGAGGTCGCCCAGCTGACCGGCGTACGGGTCGAGGAGGAGGCCGACATGCGGCGGGCGGCCGGGGCGATCCTGGACTTCGGGCCGCGCTGGGCCCTCATCAAGGGCGGCCATCTGACGGCCGGCCGCGGGTCCGGCGACAGCGCCGTCGATCTGCTCACCGACGGCACCGAGGAGCACTGGCTGCGCGCCCCCCGCCACGACAACCGGCACACCCACGGCACCGGCTGCACCCTCGCCAGCGCACTGGCCGCGCAGCTCGCCAAGGGGGACACCGTCCCGCAGGCCGCCGCGGCGGCGAAGGCCTACGTCACCGGCGCCCTCGCGGCCGGCTTCCGGCTGGGCGCGGGGATCGGGCCCGTGGATCACGGCTGGCGTTGGCGCGGCGCGCACTGA
- a CDS encoding thiamine-phosphate kinase, with protein MKGTVGELGEFGLIRELTSRLTSTPAVRIGPGDDAAVVTAPDRRVVASTDILLEGRHFRRDWSTAYDVGRKAAAQNLADIAAMGAVPTAILLGLVVPAELPATWPTELMDGLRDECQVAGAAVVGGDVVRGDTITVAITALGDLRNQEPVTRAGAQPGDVVAVTGWLGWSAAGHAVLSRGFRSPRAFVEAHRRPEPPYHAGPAAAGLGATAMTDVSDGLVADLGHIAEASKVRIDLRSAGIDIPTQMSDIGTAVGVDPMQWVLNGGEDHAIVATFPPDVKLPARWKVIGEVLHPSALPQVTVDGAPWVKAGWDHFGDNGDAE; from the coding sequence ATGAAGGGCACCGTGGGCGAGCTGGGGGAGTTCGGGCTGATCAGGGAGCTCACCTCCCGGCTCACCTCCACCCCGGCCGTACGGATCGGGCCGGGTGACGACGCCGCGGTGGTCACCGCGCCGGACCGGAGGGTGGTCGCCAGCACCGACATCCTCCTGGAGGGCCGGCACTTCAGGCGCGACTGGTCCACCGCCTACGACGTCGGCCGCAAGGCCGCAGCGCAGAACCTCGCCGACATCGCGGCGATGGGCGCGGTGCCCACCGCGATCCTGCTCGGCCTGGTCGTCCCCGCGGAACTCCCCGCGACCTGGCCCACCGAGCTGATGGACGGGCTGCGCGACGAGTGCCAGGTGGCGGGCGCCGCGGTCGTCGGCGGGGACGTCGTACGCGGCGACACCATCACCGTCGCCATCACCGCGCTCGGCGATCTGCGCAACCAGGAGCCGGTCACCCGGGCCGGCGCCCAGCCCGGCGACGTGGTCGCGGTGACCGGCTGGCTCGGCTGGTCCGCCGCCGGGCACGCCGTCCTCTCCCGCGGCTTCCGCTCGCCGCGCGCCTTCGTGGAGGCCCACCGCCGCCCCGAGCCGCCGTACCACGCGGGCCCCGCGGCGGCCGGACTCGGCGCCACCGCCATGACGGACGTCAGCGACGGCCTGGTCGCCGACCTCGGGCACATCGCCGAGGCCAGCAAGGTCCGGATCGATCTGCGGTCCGCGGGCATCGACATCCCCACGCAGATGTCCGACATCGGCACCGCCGTGGGCGTGGACCCGATGCAGTGGGTGCTCAACGGCGGTGAGGACCATGCGATCGTGGCCACCTTCCCGCCCGATGTGAAGCTGCCCGCCCGGTGGAAGGTCATCGGCGAGGTGCTCCACCCCTCCGCGCTGCCCCAGGTGACGGTGGACGGCGCCCCGTGGGTGAAGGCCGGCTGGGACCACTTCGGCGACAACGGGGACGCCGAATAG
- a CDS encoding Lrp/AsnC ligand binding domain-containing protein — MVQAYILIQTEVGKASAVAEVISKIHGVLQAEDVTGPYDVIVRAQADTVDELGRMVVAKVQQVEGITRTLTCPVVHL; from the coding sequence GTGGTACAGGCCTACATCCTGATCCAGACCGAGGTCGGCAAGGCCTCGGCGGTAGCTGAGGTGATCTCCAAGATCCACGGCGTGCTGCAGGCCGAGGACGTGACCGGGCCCTATGACGTCATCGTGCGCGCACAGGCCGACACCGTCGATGAGCTGGGCCGCATGGTGGTCGCCAAAGTCCAGCAAGTGGAAGGCATCACCCGCACCCTTACCTGCCCGGTCGTGCATCTCTAG
- a CDS encoding DUF3515 domain-containing protein, with protein sequence MISARRRHLALPALTVLFAAVSCSPSEDVAVPSPEGAAARYCKALHQELPDTVDGLKRATAEPVSDFTAMWGDPAVKLRCGVPKPDVLTHGSEHYNPYADAAEVNGVRWLFEKQDDGYRFTTVLRKAYVEVTVPGKYAPEVDALTDLAGAVKKTVPVGV encoded by the coding sequence GTGATCTCTGCGCGCCGTCGGCACCTGGCCCTGCCCGCGCTCACCGTGCTGTTCGCCGCGGTGAGCTGTTCGCCTTCCGAAGACGTGGCCGTCCCCTCCCCCGAGGGTGCGGCCGCGCGGTATTGCAAGGCGCTCCACCAGGAGTTGCCGGACACCGTGGACGGGCTGAAGCGGGCCACCGCCGAGCCGGTCTCGGACTTCACTGCCATGTGGGGCGATCCTGCCGTGAAACTGCGCTGCGGGGTACCGAAGCCCGACGTCCTGACGCACGGGAGTGAACATTACAACCCCTACGCCGACGCGGCGGAAGTCAACGGGGTCCGATGGCTCTTCGAGAAGCAGGACGACGGCTACCGCTTCACGACCGTGCTGCGCAAGGCCTATGTCGAGGTGACCGTGCCCGGGAAGTACGCCCCCGAGGTCGATGCGCTCACCGACCTCGCGGGCGCCGTGAAGAAGACCGTTCCCGTAGGGGTCTAG
- a CDS encoding D-alanine--D-alanine ligase family protein, with the protein MSSETSSHKPRVAVVFGGRSSEHAISVLTAGAVLRAIDREKYDVLPIGITTDGRWALTADDPERMAIADRQLPTVAALAESTEGGVVLPVDPTNREVVYSEPGSVPKALGEVDVVFPVLHGPYGEDGTLQGLLELSGVPYVGSGVLASAVGQDKDYMKRVFTSFGLPVGPYEVIRPREWEKDPAAARKKIVDFAAEHGWPLFVKPARAGSSMGITKVDDLGGLDEAIEEARAHDPKILVESLLSGREIECGVLEFEDGPRASVPAEIPPVTAHDFYDFEAKYIDSADGIVPAPLTAEQTAQVQELAVAAFEAASCEGLVRADFFLQDNGEFVINEINTLPGFTPISMYPRMWQESGVSYPELIDRLLQAALHRSTGLR; encoded by the coding sequence ATGAGCAGCGAGACCTCCTCCCACAAGCCCCGCGTCGCCGTCGTGTTCGGCGGCCGCAGCTCCGAGCACGCCATCTCCGTGCTCACGGCCGGCGCCGTGCTGCGTGCCATCGACCGCGAGAAGTACGACGTGCTGCCCATCGGCATCACCACGGACGGCCGCTGGGCGCTGACCGCCGACGACCCCGAGCGGATGGCCATCGCGGACCGGCAGCTGCCCACCGTGGCCGCGCTCGCCGAGTCCACCGAGGGCGGCGTGGTGCTCCCCGTCGACCCGACCAACCGCGAGGTCGTCTACAGCGAGCCGGGCTCGGTGCCCAAGGCGCTCGGCGAGGTCGACGTCGTCTTCCCCGTCCTGCACGGCCCCTACGGGGAGGACGGCACCCTGCAGGGCCTGCTGGAGCTCTCCGGGGTGCCCTACGTCGGCTCGGGCGTGCTCGCCTCCGCCGTCGGCCAGGACAAGGACTACATGAAGCGGGTGTTCACCTCCTTCGGGCTGCCGGTCGGCCCGTACGAGGTCATCCGCCCGCGGGAGTGGGAAAAGGACCCTGCCGCCGCCCGTAAGAAGATCGTGGACTTCGCCGCGGAGCACGGCTGGCCGCTCTTCGTGAAGCCCGCCCGGGCCGGCTCGTCCATGGGCATCACCAAGGTCGACGATCTCGGCGGCCTGGACGAGGCGATCGAGGAGGCCCGGGCGCACGACCCCAAGATCCTCGTGGAGTCGCTGCTGAGCGGCCGCGAGATCGAGTGCGGGGTGCTGGAGTTCGAGGACGGCCCGCGGGCCAGCGTGCCGGCCGAGATCCCGCCGGTCACCGCCCACGACTTCTACGACTTCGAGGCCAAGTACATCGACTCGGCCGACGGGATCGTGCCCGCGCCGCTGACCGCCGAGCAGACCGCGCAGGTCCAGGAGCTGGCGGTCGCGGCCTTCGAGGCGGCGTCCTGCGAGGGCCTGGTGCGCGCGGACTTCTTCCTGCAGGACAACGGCGAGTTCGTGATCAACGAGATCAACACGCTGCCCGGATTCACGCCCATCTCGATGTACCCGCGGATGTGGCAGGAGAGCGGGGTGAGCTACCCGGAGCTGATCGACCGGCTGCTCCAGGCCGCGCTGCACCGCTCCACGGGGCTGCGCTGA
- a CDS encoding NAD(P)H-dependent glycerol-3-phosphate dehydrogenase, producing the protein MTRCAVYGTGSWGTAFAMVLADAGCEVTLWGRREALVDAINNGRTNPDYLPGVELPAAVRATTDPAEAARGAEFAVLAVPAQTLRANLAEWAPLLPADTVLVSLMKGVELGTAKRMSEVIEEVAKVPAERVAVLTGPNLAKEVAARQPATAVVACADEAVARRFQAACHTSYFRPYTNTDVVGCELGGAVKNVIALAVGIATGMGLGDNAKASLITRGLAETTRLGLAMGADAHTFAGLAGMGDLVATCSSPLSRNNTFGTNLGRGMTLQETIAVTKQTAEGVKSCESVLDLARRHGVDMPLTETVVEIVHEGKPPMVALKDLMSRSAKSERH; encoded by the coding sequence GTGACGCGCTGCGCCGTCTACGGCACGGGGTCCTGGGGTACCGCCTTCGCGATGGTGCTCGCCGACGCAGGATGCGAGGTGACCCTGTGGGGGCGCCGCGAGGCCCTGGTCGACGCCATCAACAACGGCCGTACGAACCCCGACTATCTGCCGGGGGTCGAGCTCCCCGCGGCCGTACGGGCCACCACCGACCCGGCGGAAGCGGCCCGCGGCGCGGAGTTCGCCGTGCTGGCCGTCCCCGCCCAGACGCTGCGCGCCAATCTCGCCGAATGGGCGCCCCTGCTGCCCGCCGACACGGTCCTGGTCTCCCTGATGAAGGGCGTCGAACTGGGCACGGCCAAGCGCATGAGCGAGGTCATCGAGGAGGTCGCCAAAGTGCCCGCGGAGCGGGTCGCGGTGCTGACCGGCCCCAACCTCGCCAAGGAGGTCGCCGCCCGGCAGCCCGCCACCGCGGTCGTGGCCTGCGCCGACGAGGCGGTCGCCCGGCGCTTCCAGGCCGCCTGCCACACGTCGTACTTCCGCCCGTACACCAACACCGATGTGGTGGGCTGTGAACTGGGCGGCGCGGTCAAGAACGTCATCGCGCTCGCCGTCGGCATCGCCACCGGCATGGGCCTGGGCGACAACGCCAAGGCGTCCCTGATCACCCGCGGTCTCGCCGAGACCACCCGGCTCGGCCTCGCCATGGGGGCCGACGCGCACACCTTCGCCGGCCTGGCCGGCATGGGCGACCTCGTCGCCACCTGCTCCTCACCGCTGTCGCGCAACAACACCTTCGGCACCAACCTCGGCCGGGGAATGACGCTCCAGGAGACCATCGCGGTCACCAAGCAGACCGCCGAGGGCGTCAAGTCCTGCGAATCCGTGCTGGATCTGGCCCGCAGGCACGGCGTCGACATGCCGCTCACCGAGACGGTGGTGGAGATCGTCCACGAGGGCAAGCCGCCGATGGTCGCCCTCAAGGACCTGATGTCGCGCAGCGCCAAGTCCGAGCGGCACTGA
- a CDS encoding lysophospholipid acyltransferase family protein — protein MSRRRIGFWYRLAAVICKPPLLVLFKRDWRGMDHIPADGGFITAVNHNSYLDPLSYAHYQYNTGRVPRFLAKAGLFRSGFVGLMMRGTGQIPVYRETTDAANAFRAAVTAIDKGECVAFYPEGTLTRDPELWPMQGKTGAARVALLTKAPVIPVAQWGANDAMPPYAKEKKLRLFPRKTLRVQAGPPVDLSAFYDREPTAEVLRAATDVIMAAITEQLAVVRGEPAPAEPYDWRKAIARERRAAREAAKATQGAGADRTPAEPAAATEPAVGPQQARSTQQAQEDESK, from the coding sequence GTGTCCCGCCGCAGAATCGGCTTCTGGTACCGCTTGGCCGCGGTCATCTGCAAACCGCCGCTCTTGGTTCTGTTCAAGCGGGACTGGCGGGGAATGGACCACATTCCGGCCGACGGCGGATTTATCACCGCGGTCAACCACAACTCGTATCTCGATCCGCTCTCGTATGCGCACTATCAGTACAACACCGGGCGGGTCCCCCGATTCCTCGCCAAGGCCGGACTCTTCCGGAGCGGCTTTGTCGGCCTGATGATGCGCGGCACCGGACAGATCCCCGTCTACCGGGAAACCACCGACGCCGCCAACGCGTTCCGCGCCGCCGTCACCGCCATCGACAAGGGCGAATGCGTGGCCTTCTACCCCGAGGGCACCCTCACCCGCGACCCCGAGCTGTGGCCCATGCAGGGCAAGACGGGTGCCGCGCGGGTGGCGCTGCTGACGAAGGCGCCGGTCATTCCCGTCGCGCAGTGGGGCGCCAACGACGCGATGCCGCCGTACGCCAAGGAGAAGAAGCTCCGCCTCTTCCCGCGCAAGACGCTGCGGGTGCAGGCGGGACCGCCGGTCGACCTGAGCGCCTTCTACGACCGGGAGCCGACCGCCGAGGTGCTGCGGGCCGCCACCGACGTCATCATGGCCGCGATCACCGAGCAGCTGGCCGTCGTCCGCGGCGAGCCCGCGCCGGCCGAACCGTACGACTGGCGCAAGGCGATCGCCCGGGAGCGCCGCGCCGCGCGGGAAGCCGCCAAGGCCACCCAGGGCGCCGGAGCGGACAGGACCCCCGCCGAACCGGCCGCCGCCACCGAACCGGCCGTCGGCCCGCAGCAGGCCCGAAGCACCCAGCAGGCACAGGAGGATGAAAGCAAGTGA
- the cofC gene encoding 2-phospho-L-lactate guanylyltransferase produces MRRDGADVGWSLVVPLKPLVRAKSRLSRAAGEEFRPRLALAFALDTVTAALACDDVRDVAVVTDDQLAGERLAALGARIVPDTPARGLNAALAHGASVVRARRPGAAVAALNADLPALRPAELELVLHSASLFPRAFLADAADIGTTLLTATSGVELEPAFGGASRARHLASGAREITGPEVPSVRRDVDTGEDLLAALALGVGPHTALQAPRPAAGAAAPEGSERPSPPQVRASGA; encoded by the coding sequence ATGCGACGAGACGGAGCGGATGTGGGATGGAGCCTGGTGGTGCCGCTGAAACCACTGGTGCGGGCCAAGAGCAGGCTCTCCCGGGCCGCGGGGGAAGAGTTCCGGCCACGGCTGGCCCTCGCCTTCGCCCTGGATACCGTGACAGCGGCGCTGGCCTGCGACGACGTCCGGGATGTGGCGGTTGTCACGGATGACCAGCTGGCCGGGGAGCGTCTGGCGGCGCTGGGCGCGCGGATCGTGCCCGACACACCGGCCCGCGGTCTCAACGCGGCACTGGCCCATGGAGCGAGCGTGGTCCGGGCGCGTCGCCCGGGCGCGGCGGTCGCCGCGCTGAACGCCGACCTCCCGGCACTGCGCCCCGCCGAACTGGAACTGGTGCTCCATTCCGCTTCGCTATTTCCCCGTGCATTTCTCGCGGATGCGGCGGATATCGGGACAACACTTCTGACCGCGACTTCCGGAGTGGAATTGGAACCGGCATTCGGAGGTGCGTCGCGGGCCCGTCACCTGGCATCCGGAGCGCGGGAGATCACCGGCCCTGAGGTGCCCTCGGTACGCCGGGACGTGGACACCGGCGAGGATCTGCTGGCCGCCCTGGCGCTGGGCGTGGGCCCGCACACGGCGCTCCAGGCGCCGCGTCCCGCCGCGGGGGCGGCCGCGCCGGAGGGGTCGGAGCGGCCGTCGCCTCCGCAGGTCAGAGCGTCTGGAGCGTGA
- a CDS encoding HU family DNA-binding protein, with product MNKAQLVEAIADKLGGRQNAADAVDAVLDAIVRSVVSGDRVSVTGFGSFEKVDRPARYARNPQTGERVRVKKTSVPRFRAGQGFKDLVSGSKKLPKGGEVSVKKAPKGSLTGGAAIKKAAAKKATAKKAAAKKTTAKKTAAKKTTAAKKATAKKTTAKKAPAKAAAKKATTAKKTTAKKATAKKTAPAKKTTAKKAPAKKATARKTTAKKTTARKR from the coding sequence GTGAACAAGGCGCAGCTCGTAGAAGCCATTGCCGACAAGCTCGGCGGCCGTCAGAACGCCGCGGACGCGGTGGACGCTGTACTGGACGCAATCGTCCGTTCAGTTGTCTCCGGCGACCGCGTTTCGGTCACCGGATTCGGTTCGTTCGAGAAGGTCGACCGTCCGGCCCGCTATGCCCGCAACCCGCAGACGGGTGAGCGCGTGCGGGTCAAGAAGACCTCGGTGCCGCGCTTCCGCGCCGGTCAGGGCTTCAAGGACCTGGTGAGCGGCTCGAAGAAGCTCCCCAAGGGCGGCGAGGTCTCCGTGAAGAAGGCCCCGAAGGGCAGCCTCACCGGCGGCGCCGCCATCAAGAAGGCAGCCGCGAAGAAGGCCACCGCCAAGAAGGCCGCTGCCAAGAAGACGACGGCGAAGAAGACCGCGGCGAAGAAGACCACCGCGGCGAAGAAGGCCACCGCCAAGAAGACGACGGCGAAGAAGGCCCCGGCGAAGGCCGCCGCCAAGAAGGCGACCACGGCCAAGAAGACCACCGCGAAGAAGGCGACGGCGAAGAAGACCGCGCCCGCGAAGAAGACGACGGCGAAGAAGGCCCCCGCGAAGAAGGCCACCGCACGCAAGACCACCGCCAAGAAGACCACCGCCCGCAAGCGGTAA
- the leuD gene encoding 3-isopropylmalate dehydratase small subunit — MEAFTTHTGRAVPLRRSNVDTDQIIPAHWLKKVTRDGFEDGLFEAWRKDPQFVLNQERYKGATVLVAGPDFGTGSSREHAVWALQNYGFKAVISSRFADIFRGNSLKNGLLTVVLPQETVDRLQTLLEADPTAEVTVDLVGRQVRAEGVTADFELDENARWRLLEGLDDISLTLREESSIVEYEANRPPFKPRTIEV; from the coding sequence ATGGAAGCTTTCACCACCCACACCGGCCGGGCCGTCCCGCTGCGCCGCAGCAACGTCGACACCGACCAGATCATCCCGGCCCACTGGCTCAAGAAGGTCACCCGCGACGGCTTCGAGGACGGGCTGTTCGAGGCCTGGCGCAAGGACCCGCAGTTCGTCCTCAACCAGGAGCGTTACAAGGGCGCCACGGTGCTGGTCGCCGGCCCCGACTTCGGCACCGGATCCTCACGTGAGCACGCCGTCTGGGCGCTGCAGAACTACGGGTTCAAGGCCGTCATCTCCTCGCGGTTCGCGGACATCTTCCGCGGCAACTCCCTCAAGAACGGGCTGCTGACGGTGGTCCTGCCGCAGGAGACCGTCGACCGGCTGCAGACGCTGCTGGAGGCCGACCCGACCGCCGAGGTGACGGTCGACCTGGTCGGCCGGCAGGTTCGCGCCGAGGGTGTCACCGCCGACTTCGAGCTGGACGAGAACGCGCGTTGGCGCCTGCTGGAGGGGCTGGACGACATCAGCCTCACCCTTCGGGAGGAGTCGTCCATCGTGGAGTACGAGGCGAACCGGCCGCCGTTCAAGCCGCGTACCATCGAGGTCTGA